A window of Salvia splendens isolate huo1 chromosome 8, SspV2, whole genome shotgun sequence genomic DNA:
AACCGAAAAAAAGCAAAAAGATAAGAGAACTTTTCGAAAAATGAGCAATTCTCTATTTCTAACTAACAAGCTACCTAGCTCATAAAAAACACTAAAACAAGCACAAAAACTGCCAAAAAGATACATGCACAATTATTACACACAAAAGTTATTAATTTTTTGTCTCAACTACATCTCCCTTCAATTTCCTtatcaaaaaaatttcatcatgTGGGACCCAATAATCTTCCTATTTATACTCCTCACTTCCATACACAATTATTACACACAAAAGTTATTACAAACTACAAAGTGTTTTGCAAACTTCTTTCCCTATCATCTCATGgctcctctcctctctctcctcGTCCTCTTCATGTTCCCTTTGGGAAACAATGCTCAGGGCCCTCCCTCACCTGGCTACTACCCTAGCTCACGGGTCGGGTCGGTAGGGTTCAACCAAGGGTTCAGGAACCTCTGGGGCTCTCAGCACCAGAGGCTCGACCAAGGTGGGCTCACCATTTGGCTTGATCGAACATCAGGAAGCGGATTCAAGTCGTTAAGTTCTTATTCATCTGGCTATTTTGGGGCTGCTATAAAGCTTCAACCCGGATATACTGCTGGAGTTATTACATCTTTCTATGTAAGAATTCCTTTTTTTGTCTATTAATTGTTATAGAATTAATTATATTCAAGAGGGTTTCTGAATTGAGAATTGTGATCAAAATGGCAGCTCTCAAACAGCGAACAGCACCCAGGGGACCACGATGAGATCGACATCGAGTTCTTGGGCACGACAGAGGGGAAGCCTTACGTTCTTCAAACAAATGTATACGTCAGAGGGAGTGGCGACGGAAATATCATcggtagagagatgaaattcCATCTCTGGTTCGATCCTACCAAAGATTTCCACAATTATGCTATCCTTTGGAATCCCTCTGAGATCATGTCAGTCTTCTTAAATATACCTACACTAATCCATTTCATTATCTTTTTTAGTTTGGTAATTTGTtatataaattatgtaattaaGAAACTAATTAAGTTGATAGTCTGCGAATGGTCGTCATGCAGGTAGTCTAGTACTGTGATTCTAACATTCCAATTACTGCACATACTTACTATATATGTCACCAGAAAAATGgtcaattttgaaaataaatgtcTCTAAATACGTGTCATGTTTTAAAAAGTTATGCAAATATGATGTCTAAGTTACCAAATTTATTACTCCACTGTTTAATTTTTCAATACCACTATAGTTTTGCACACATTTCTATTTCTACAAAAGTTAGAGGTAACAGGGGTATATTTGTCCACTTCCTAAACATGCGACATTTGGAAGTGAGTGAGACTCTGAGAGGGTGTAATAATTAATAacattattattttcttaaaaaaaaagacTCTATACATCCCCCATTTAGAGTCTctctttttttccattttaagatAAAATCAGTTGTCTTCATTcaatatttcaaatttcaacaactttcacttttattttaacATTAAAATACAAATCTTCAACAAATCCACCATGATTATGGGTGCATTATATAAGTGAACTTATGCAGTGATACAACAGCTGAACAGCATACATGTCCAATTAATTCGTCCTAGTGCTTCTCTATCAACACAATAAGTTGATTTGCTTTTCCGCTACGTGTCTGAAAATGGAATTTTCAATTGACGTGGAATTAAATGCAGATATTTTGTCGACGATGTGCCAATTAGAAGATACGCGAGGAAGAGCGATGCCACATTTCCATTAAGGCCTATGTATGTGTACGGATCGATATGGGATGCCTCCACTTGGGCCACCGAAAATGGCAAATACAAGGCCGACTACAACCACCAGCCCTTTGTTGGTAaatacaacaatttcaagatcgGCGGCTGCCAGGCCGGCGCCGCCTCGTGCcgccccgcctccgcctctccGTCGGGCGGGGCCGGGCTGAGCCGCCAGCAGTTGGCGGCGCTGGCGTGGGTGCAGAGCCGTTACAAGGTTTATGACTATTGTAGGGATTCCCAAAGAGACCATAGGCAAACGCCGGAGTGCTAGGTTCGGAAAGATCTATGCTACGTGTCAACGTTTTGGAGTGTCTTGAGATGGACCCCACTTCTTCAATATGGATTTTACACGTAGTAAAAAAAGTGTGTAGCGTCCAAGCCTccataattttatgttttggaaGTGGCTGATTGTTCAGTTGTGCGTGTGTGTTATAattatattgtgtgattgtgaGATGCTTGGTTTGAACTTTGAAGGCAGGAAATTTGCCACCAAATGTATACTGTATTTTTTTACATGTGAATTCCAAAATTTGCAATAGATGGTTAATGTTTACACTTTAATTCTGTTTCTTTAGCTAGTTTATAATTTACAAAGTACGGTGTACTATCTTCCATTCCAACTAAGATGACGCActcttctttttagtttgtctcaaccaaaatactagtactaacaTACTTCTACTTTTAATATCTTTCTTTCTACAATTAATACGCTTGACCATTTTTTATATATCCAATTAAATTTTCAACTATCTTTCTCTCCTCGTTTAATACTTACGTTTATTCTTTCTCTCGCCAATTAACTATATTACCCAAcgactcctaaaatctcgtgttgcCTAAGTAatatgtcatcttagccgggacgaatggagtactaTGTACTTATTTATGAAAgagtttcatatttttatgcaTCTTTTTCGTTAT
This region includes:
- the LOC121743641 gene encoding probable xyloglucan endotransglucosylase/hydrolase protein 32; its protein translation is MAPLLSLLVLFMFPLGNNAQGPPSPGYYPSSRVGSVGFNQGFRNLWGSQHQRLDQGGLTIWLDRTSGSGFKSLSSYSSGYFGAAIKLQPGYTAGVITSFYLSNSEQHPGDHDEIDIEFLGTTEGKPYVLQTNVYVRGSGDGNIIGREMKFHLWFDPTKDFHNYAILWNPSEIIYFVDDVPIRRYARKSDATFPLRPMYVYGSIWDASTWATENGKYKADYNHQPFVGKYNNFKIGGCQAGAASCRPASASPSGGAGLSRQQLAALAWVQSRYKVYDYCRDSQRDHRQTPEC